One window of the Mixophyes fleayi isolate aMixFle1 chromosome 6, aMixFle1.hap1, whole genome shotgun sequence genome contains the following:
- the RAB11FIP4 gene encoding rab11 family-interacting protein 4 isoform X2 → MSALVTHRHPYASPTHPRTKSSEITDGMYVDTEGAYSDSELFPDEEGITLGHQDVHHESDLDSAIESAQSSEASDECQSDGKAEDLGGLFLPGDPNLLNPSSDISSRSTASLLSNEEQFEDYGEGDDVDYTPSSPCPDDESRTNAFSDLGSSVSSSAGQTPRKMRHMYNSDLLDMYCTQCCKKITLLNDLEARLKNLKANSPNRKISSTAFGRQLFHNSNLSSSNGSTEDLFRDSIDSCDNDITEKVSFLEKKVTELENDNQTNGDVKSKLKHDNTQLVHRVHELEELLKDQETRSEQILDEELKRHRETYSRLEKEKGTEIELLNARVQELEEENDELLTTITRLKSHTEKIDEERQRMSDKLEDTNLRLKDEMDLYKKMMDKLRQNRQNFQREREATQELIEDLRKELEHLQIYRLDCERSGRGRSSSSGLQEFNTKTRESELEQEIKRLKMVNQNLRDQNDDLSGQILSLSLYEAKSIFSTQTKAQSLAAEIDSASKDELMEALKEQEEINLRLRQYMDKIILAILDHNPSILEIKQ, encoded by the exons AGCTCTGAAATTACAGATGGGATGTATGTGGACACGGAGGGTGCGTACAGTGACTCCGAGCTGTTCCCGGACGAGGAGGGTATAACTCTGGGGCACCAAGATGTCCACCACGAATCTGACCTGGACAGCGCTATCGAGAGTGCCCAGAGTTCAGAGGCTTCAGATGAGTGCCAGAGTGATGGGAAGGCTGAAGACCTCGGGGGGCTCTTCCTCCCTGGGGACCC GAATCTTCTCAATCCTTCATCTGATATTTCCAGCCGCTCAACCGCTTCGCTGCTCAGCAACGAGGAACAGTTTGAGGATTATGGTGAAGGAGATGACGTTGATTACACCCCCAGCAGCCCCTGTCCTGACGATGAGAGTAGAACGAACGCCTTCTCTGATCTgggctcctccgtctcctccAG CGCCGGTCAAACTCCACGTAAAATGAGGCATATGTACAACAGCGACTTGCTGGATATGTACTGCACACAGTGCTGCAAGAAGATCACCCTCCTCAATGACCTGGAAGCCAGGCTCAAGAACTTGAAAGCAAACAG CCCCAACAGAAAGATATCCAGTACGGCATTTGGAAG GCAGCTTTTCCACAACAGTAATTTGAGCAGCAGTAATGGCAGCACAGAGGACTTGTTCCGAGACAGCATCGACTCCTGTGATAATGACATCACCGAAAAG GTCAGTTTCCTCGAAAAGAAGGTGACAGAACTGGAGAACGACAATCAGACAAATGGCGATGTCAAAAGCAAGCTAAAGCATGACAATACACAACTGGTGCACAG AGTACATGAACTGGAGGAGCTGCTGAAGGATCAGGAGACCAGATCGGAGCAGATCCTGGATGAGGAACTAAAGCGTCACAGAGAAACATATAGCAGATTGGAAAAGGAGAAGGGTACAGAGATTGAGCTCCTGAACGCCAG GGTTCAGGAACTGGAAGAAGAGAACGATGagttattaaccacaataaccaGACTGAAATCGCACACAGAGAAAATAGATGAG GAGAGACAGAGAATGTCCGATAAACTGGAAGACACCAATCTACGGCTTAAAGATGAGATGGATCTGTACAAGAAAATGATGGACAAACTGCGTCAAAACCGACAAAACTTCCAGAGAGAACGGGAAGCTACACAAGAG CTCATCGAGGACCTGCGCAAGGAGCTGGAACACTTGCAGATTTATCGGTTAGATTGTGAGAGGTCAGGCCGAGGAAGAAGCTCCTCATCCGGACTTCAAGAGTTCAACACTAAAACCCGAGAGTCTGAGCTGGAGCAGGAGATCAAACGCCTGAAAATG GTTAACCAGAATCTACGGGACCAGAATGACGATCTTAGTGGTCAGATTCTCAGCCTCAGCTTGTACGAAGCAAAGAGCATCTTCTCCACCCAAACAAAGGCTCAGTCTCTGGCTGCAGAGATAGACTCAGCCTCGAAGGATGAG CTTATGGAAGCCTTAAAAGAACAAGAGGAGATTAACTTGCGTTTACGACAGTACATGGACAAAATCATTTTAGCCATCCTGGACCACAATCCTTCCATACTGGAGATCAAACAATGA